One segment of Sphaerodactylus townsendi isolate TG3544 linkage group LG17, MPM_Stown_v2.3, whole genome shotgun sequence DNA contains the following:
- the KIF23 gene encoding LOW QUALITY PROTEIN: kinesin-like protein KIF23 (The sequence of the model RefSeq protein was modified relative to this genomic sequence to represent the inferred CDS: deleted 1 base in 1 codon): MDPVGVYCRVRPVPDAECCIEVINSTTVQVHPPDGSRTNRSGEYKEVQYSFKEVFRPNTSQKWVFDTVARPLVEDLIHGKNGLLFTYGVTGSGKTHTMTGSSGDGGLLPRCLDADLRRLPDRSRLPKIYKVFKLDEKNGVDIQSEVDALLERQKREALPVPKTPSGKPPQSKILREDQNHNMYVAGCTEVEVKSTEEAFEVFWRGEKKRRICNAQLNRESSRSHSVFLIKLAQAPLDADGDRVLQDKNQITLSQLSLVDLAGSERTNRTKAEGSRLREAGNINQSLMTLRTCIEALRENQTYGTNKMVPYRDSKLTHLFKNYFDGEGKVRMIVCVNPKAEDYDESLQVMRFAEITQEVEVARPLDRPLCGLTPGRRFKDQASREELSQQLEIRGGPFDLERERSATDMLLQSFPPMPSCELLDINDDQTLPRLIEVLEKRRRIRQTLTEKFNKNVLFVKGMMQDLEAGLTSRESYAQAKMAEKDKMIGGQKTEIERLEKKAKTLEYKVDVLEKTATIYEGEKRNLQQELDAKSQKLQRQASEKRRLETRLQGMVTETTMKWEKECERRVAAKQLEMQNKLWVKDEKLKQLKAIVTEPKAGKPERPSREKDRQKAGLRSVSPPPVPFSRSCAFTQLPTQPAGTSEPRPYRRSNSCDNISVSSCISEWEQRRPAPGSSYPSVGGGTPAARNRRQEPETARSCAVSERRRGMHWTGALQVPSGGEGLQNAPPVRLRHRRSRSVGERWVDHKPSSNIQVETVMQPQVPHAITVAAASEKALAKCDKYMLTHQELASDGEIETRLIKGDVYKTRGGGQAVQFTEIETLKQESPTGRKRRTSSLDPPLPSDAAEAQWTDVETRCSVAVEMKAGSSLGPGYQHHAQPKRRKP; this comes from the exons ATGGACCCTGTTGGG gTGTACTGCCGGGTGCGCCCAGTGCCAGATGCAGAATGCTGCATCGAAGTGATCAACAGCACCACCGTCCAGGTTCACCCTCCCGATGGGTCCCGCACCAACCGCAGCGGGGAGTATAAAGAG GTGCAGTATTCGTTTAAAGAAGTGTTTCGCCCCAACACCTCTCAAAAGTGGGTTTTTGATACAGTCGCTAGACCTCTTGTAGAAGACCTAATCCATGGAAAAAATG GTCTCCTTTTTACGTATGGTGTCACGGGGAGTGGAAAAACCCACACAATGACAGGCTCTTCAGGCGATGGGGGGCTCCTTCCCCGGTGTTTGGACGCCGATCTTCGGCGTTTGCCGGACCGTTCCAGGCTACCAAAGATATATAAG gtttttaaattggACGAGAAGAATGGAGTGGACATTCAGTCTGAGGTTGACGCTTTGCTGGAGCGGCAGAAGAGGGAAGCTCTGCCGGTCCCAAAAACTCCGTCTGGCAA gcctCCGCAGTCCAAGATTCTCCGGGAGGATCAGAACCACAACATGTACGTTGCCGGCTGCACAGAAGTCGAAGTGAAATCTACGGAGGAAGCTTTTGAAGTCTTCTGGAGAG GTGAGAAGAAGAGACGTATTTGTAACGCT CAGCTGAATCGTGAATCTAGTCGCTCACACAGCGTGTTTCTAATTAAATTAGCCCAGGCTCCGCTGGATGCAGATGGAGACCGTGTTTTACAG GATAAGAACCAGATAACCTTGAGCCAGCTGTCTTTGGTTGACCTGGCGGGAAGCGAGAGGACAAACCGAACGAAAGCAGAAGGCAGCCGATTACGTGAAGCAG GGAATATTAACCAGTCATTAATGACGCTAAGAACCTGTATAGAAGCTTTGCGAGAGAACCAAACCTACGGGACCAACAAG ATGGTCCCCTATCGAGACTCTAAACTGACCCACCTTTTCAAGAACTACTTTGATGGGGAAGGAAAGGTGCGGATGATCGTTTGTGTGAACCCAAAGGCTGAAGACTACGACGAGAGTTTG CAAGTGATGAGGTTTGCCGAGATCACCCAAGAAGTGGAGGTTGCCAGGCCTCTTGACAGGCCTCTGTGTGGGTTAACGCCTGGGCGCCGGTTTAAGGATCAGGCCTCCAGGGAGGAGCTCTCACAGCAGCTGGAGATCCGAGGGGGCCCATTTGACTTGG AGCGCGAGCGGTCTGCCACAGACATGCTCTTGCAGAGCTTCCCTCCGATGCCCTCCTGTGAGCTGCTTGACATCAACGATGACCAGACCCTTCCTCGCCTGATTGAAGTGCTTGAGAAGCGCCGCCGCATCCGGCAGACGCTGACAGAAAAGTTCAACAAAAATG TGCTTTTTGTGAAGGGCATGATGCAAGACCTGGAGGCCGGCCTCACCTCTAGGGAGAGCTACGCTCAGGCGAAAATGGCTGAAAAAGACAAAATGATAGGTGGACAGAAGACGGAGATTGAACGGTTGGAGAAGAAAGCCAAGACGCTGGAATATAAG GTTGACGTTTTGGAGAAAACGGCGACCATTTATGAGGGAGAGAAGCGCAACCTGCAGCAGGAGCTGGACGCCAAGAGCCAGAAGCTGCAGCGTCAGGCTTCCGAGAAGCGGCGACTGGAAACACGGCTGCAGGGCATGGTGACGGAGACCACGATGAAATGGGAAAAGGAATGT GAGCGGCGGGTGGCAGCCAAGCAGCTCGAGATGCAGAACAAGCTGTGGGTGAAAGACGAGAAGCTGAAGCAGCTGAAAGCCATCGTCACTGAGCCCAAGGCCGGCAAGCCAGAGAGGCCTTCTCGGGAAAAGGACCGGCAGAAAGCAGGGCTGCGATCGGTGTCGCCTCCACCAGTCCCT TTTTCTAGGAGCTGTGCCTTCACTCAGCTCCCTACTCAGCCGGCTGGCACAAGCGAGCCACGGCCGTACAGGCGCTCTAACTCCTGCGACAACATTTCCGTGTCCTCCTGCATCTCTGAGTGGGAGCAGAGAAGGCCTGCCCCTGGCAGCAGCTACCCCAGTGTTGGCGGCGGCACGCCCGCAGCCAGGAATAGGAGGCAGGAGCCAGAGACGGCCAGGTCATGTGCTGTGTCAGAGAGGAGGCGGGGCATGCACTGGACTGGAGCCCTTCAGGTCCCCAGCGGTGGAGAGGGACTACAG AACGCTCCGCCAGTCCGCCTCAGGCATCGGCGCTCCCGCTCagtgggggagaggtgggtggaccACAAGCCCTCCTCCAACATCCAGGTAGAAACAGTCATGCAGCCCCAGGTGCCTCACGCCATCACTGTGGCGGCTGCCAGTGAGAAAGCCTTGGCCAAGTGTGACAAGTACATGCTGACTCACCAGGAACTGGCTTCCGACGGGGAGATCGAGACCAGGTTGATTAAG GGCGACGTTTACAAGACCAGAGGGGGTGGCCAGGCAGTCCAATTCACGGAGATCGAGACCCTGAAACAGGAGTCGCCCACTGG TCGAAAGCGGCGAACTTCTTCCTTGGATCCTCCTCTGCCAAGTGATGCTGCAGAGGCACAATGGACAGATGTAGAAACACGA TGTTCTGTTGCCGTGGAGATGAAGGCCGGCTCAAGCCTTGGACCTGGGTACCAACATCACGCTCAACCCAA gcGCAGGAAACCTTGA